In a single window of the candidate division Zixibacteria bacterium HGW-Zixibacteria-1 genome:
- a CDS encoding FmdB family transcriptional regulator — protein sequence MPLYEYNCLECSDKFEELVSSMDTIVKCPKCGSDKTVKQFSTFASNAIKGDACGTCKPSVGFG from the coding sequence ATGCCGTTGTACGAATATAATTGTTTGGAATGCAGTGATAAATTCGAGGAACTGGTTTCCTCGATGGATACTATAGTAAAGTGCCCGAAATGCGGCTCGGATAAAACCGTCAAGCAGTTCTCGACTTTCGCCTCGAACGCCATCAAAGGCGATGCCTGCGGGACCTGCAAACCATCGGTCGGTTTTGGCTGA
- a CDS encoding sugar transferase has translation MIQEKHIPLDRIKDMSAEDENSPEGVNLKGVDYFMNLTADDCSEKPVPARHPRTKTSKNQAERVILSRFRLELIIYRLSAVGLMISVFALINIQGQSPLGTPYGLMAAGAMAAIYLLSSLRLPILNLVPLRHQRTDYHRFWSRELRFVLLATFTVFFAGMDLPVTAFGLFLGVNLAVQIALFILWRWYNLRDSRMQNFRPASKSEKNVIIFGAGERGKRAADIFLKYPDLNIRVLGFVDFHKSGLWRYRDVPLMGRVDQLDRIINNNQVDAVIMAPEPEDYPASQDVFDLVENMGVNIYVPPFIYNRKISSCCASSINGQSMLLYQPIKQGVPEKILKNIMDKAGALAGLIISAPILLISIIAIKLDSRGPILFKQKRSGLNGRVFEMLKLRTMVNDAERQKHELQHLNEMTGPVFKIKDDPRVTRVGRILRKFSIDEFPQFINVLKGDMSLVGPRPPLPAEVAQYEPWQRRRLSVKPGATCLWQINGRNHIDFEEWTRLDLQYIDQWSLKEDARILLKTLPAVLRGDGAS, from the coding sequence TTTTATGAATTTGACTGCAGATGATTGCAGTGAAAAGCCTGTACCAGCCCGACATCCTCGAACAAAGACATCCAAGAATCAGGCCGAAAGAGTTATTTTGAGCCGTTTTCGACTTGAATTAATCATTTACCGGTTGTCCGCAGTCGGTCTCATGATTTCGGTTTTTGCATTGATAAATATACAGGGCCAATCACCGCTCGGTACTCCGTACGGTCTGATGGCAGCCGGTGCAATGGCGGCAATTTATCTTCTGTCATCACTGCGGCTGCCGATACTGAATCTGGTTCCACTGAGACATCAGCGGACCGATTATCACCGTTTCTGGTCGCGGGAGCTAAGATTTGTATTGCTGGCGACATTTACGGTGTTTTTTGCAGGTATGGATCTTCCAGTCACTGCCTTCGGATTGTTTCTTGGCGTCAATCTGGCTGTTCAAATCGCCCTCTTCATTTTGTGGCGATGGTACAATCTTCGTGATTCCCGAATGCAGAACTTCAGACCGGCGTCAAAATCGGAAAAAAATGTAATCATTTTCGGAGCCGGCGAACGGGGGAAACGAGCGGCCGATATTTTTCTGAAATATCCCGATTTAAACATTCGTGTCCTCGGTTTTGTCGATTTTCATAAAAGCGGCCTCTGGCGGTATCGTGATGTCCCGCTGATGGGCCGGGTGGATCAACTCGATCGAATAATCAACAATAACCAGGTTGATGCGGTTATCATGGCGCCGGAACCCGAAGATTATCCGGCCAGCCAGGATGTTTTCGATCTTGTCGAAAATATGGGTGTCAATATTTATGTCCCGCCCTTCATCTATAACCGAAAAATATCGTCCTGCTGTGCCTCATCGATAAACGGGCAGTCGATGCTTCTTTATCAGCCGATCAAGCAGGGCGTGCCCGAAAAGATACTTAAAAATATTATGGATAAAGCCGGCGCCCTGGCCGGCCTGATTATTTCCGCGCCGATACTCCTGATCTCGATCATTGCCATCAAGCTTGACTCGCGCGGTCCGATTCTTTTCAAACAGAAACGCTCCGGCCTCAACGGCCGGGTGTTCGAAATGCTGAAACTTCGGACAATGGTCAATGATGCCGAACGGCAGAAGCATGAGTTGCAGCATCTGAATGAAATGACGGGGCCGGTGTTCAAGATAAAGGATGATCCGCGTGTCACGCGGGTTGGAAGAATCCTTCGGAAATTTTCCATCGATGAGTTTCCGCAATTCATAAATGTATTGAAGGGCGATATGTCCCTGGTCGGGCCGCGGCCGCCGCTTCCGGCGGAAGTTGCCCAGTATGAGCCGTGGCAGCGCCGCAGACTCTCGGTCAAGCCGGGCGCAACCTGCCTGTGGCAGATAAACGGCCGCAACCATATCGATTTCGAGGAATGGACAAGATTGGATCTGCAATATATAGACCAGTGGTCTTTGAAGGAAGATGCCCGGATTTTGCTGAAGACCCTGCCGGCGGTGCTTAGAGGCGACGGGGCCTCATGA
- a CDS encoding site-specific DNA-methyltransferase produces the protein MKSPVDSNMNKLYFGDNLEIMQKYIKDESVDLIYLDPPFNSDRAYNVIFKDKTGKKSASQIQAFEDTWYWKEETQDAFDEIMNGSYSAELKDMMRSFVEFMGRSNLMAYLTMMAIRLTEMHRILKSTGSIYLHCDPTASHYIKILMDHIFDIKNFRNEIIWRRSQPKSHIKNRFSNSHDVILTYTKSQSAYFKPLYIAHDPEYLKKFYKYIEEGTGRRYKLGDLTNPNKNRPNLTYEFPPGSGNIRVWRWTKERMLKAWKDGRVILQPNSKIIREKGYLDEMSGSSVTDLWSDIEHLHGSHNESMGYPTQKPVALLERIIESSSEEGGMVLDPFCGCGTAIAAAEKLGRNWIGIDITFLAIALIKKRINDHFPDAKFEVIGEPRSLEDARALFNQSPFQFESWAVSLMGGQPFKSTGGGDTGIDGFLYFHDIHKKYYPIIIEVKGGKYQPKDIRALKAVMDRENAPLGVLIALHKPTGGMEKEAAALGKWEVPGTNRKCPVLQIVTIEELFAGKDLRLPDTSSTLKKAKREIREKEKQQKFL, from the coding sequence ATGAAAAGCCCTGTGGATTCAAATATGAATAAGCTATATTTCGGCGACAATCTCGAAATAATGCAAAAATATATAAAAGACGAGAGTGTTGATCTGATTTACCTGGATCCGCCATTTAATTCCGATCGGGCATATAATGTTATTTTCAAAGATAAAACAGGGAAAAAATCAGCTTCCCAAATTCAAGCCTTTGAGGATACCTGGTACTGGAAGGAAGAAACCCAGGATGCTTTTGATGAAATAATGAACGGTTCTTACAGCGCAGAATTAAAAGATATGATGCGTTCATTCGTTGAGTTTATGGGTAGAAGTAATTTAATGGCATATTTGACAATGATGGCTATAAGACTTACAGAAATGCATAGGATTCTAAAATCAACGGGCTCGATTTACCTACATTGTGATCCCACAGCAAGTCACTATATAAAAATTCTGATGGATCATATTTTCGATATAAAAAATTTTAGGAATGAAATTATTTGGAGGCGTTCACAACCGAAATCACATATAAAAAATAGATTTTCAAACTCACATGATGTAATTCTCACCTATACAAAATCTCAATCTGCATATTTTAAACCGCTCTATATCGCACATGATCCCGAATATTTAAAAAAATTTTATAAATATATCGAAGAAGGCACAGGACGCAGATATAAGTTGGGTGATCTTACCAATCCTAATAAAAATCGGCCTAATCTGACATATGAATTTCCTCCAGGGAGTGGTAATATTCGAGTATGGCGGTGGACAAAGGAACGCATGCTGAAAGCATGGAAAGACGGAAGGGTTATATTGCAACCCAATAGCAAAATCATACGCGAAAAAGGATATTTGGACGAAATGTCGGGATCCTCCGTAACCGACCTATGGTCGGATATTGAGCATTTGCACGGATCACATAATGAATCGATGGGATATCCTACTCAGAAGCCAGTGGCGCTTTTGGAACGCATTATTGAATCTTCTTCAGAAGAAGGTGGTATGGTCTTGGATCCATTTTGCGGTTGCGGAACCGCCATTGCTGCGGCCGAAAAATTAGGTAGAAATTGGATTGGAATAGACATTACATTTCTAGCTATAGCATTAATAAAGAAAAGGATAAATGACCATTTCCCTGACGCCAAGTTTGAAGTTATTGGGGAGCCTAGATCATTGGAGGATGCTAGGGCGTTATTCAATCAATCACCATTCCAATTTGAAAGCTGGGCGGTTTCATTGATGGGCGGCCAACCATTTAAATCAACGGGTGGCGGCGATACTGGGATAGATGGTTTCCTATATTTTCATGATATTCATAAAAAATATTATCCAATCATAATAGAAGTAAAGGGTGGCAAATATCAACCCAAAGATATCAGAGCTTTAAAAGCCGTAATGGATAGAGAAAATGCCCCTCTAGGCGTATTAATTGCCCTTCATAAGCCGACAGGTGGAATGGAAAAGGAAGCCGCGGCATTGGGCAAATGGGAAGTTCCGGGCACCAATAGAAAATGTCCGGTACTTCAAATAGTTACGATTGAAGAATTATTTGCGGGTAAAGACCTTCGTTTACCTGACACAAGCAGCACCTTAAAGAAAGCGAAAAGGGAAATTCGCGAAAAAGAAAAACAGCAAAAATTTCTTTGA
- a CDS encoding SPFH/Band 7/PHB domain protein: MDLTPFFFVGVVIVLAFILGGMSIRIIRPFEKGLVERLGRYQRTLGSGLNLIVPFFDTVQKVDMREIVLDVPPQLVITKDNVGVEVDCIIYCQVTDPVRSRYEISNYIMASTKLAQTNLRNVIGEMELDQSLSSRDLINSQLRDVLDTATDKWGVKVNRVEIQRIDPPVDITEAMSRQMKAEREKRAAILEAEGLKQAAITKAEGYRQSAILEAEGQAEAVRKRADAEKYRQIAVAEGEAQAIGNVFTAIHAGKPDNELITLKYLEMLPKLAEGSANKLFLPYEASGIISALAAMVEGIKTDKTAVPKA; encoded by the coding sequence ATGGATTTAACTCCTTTTTTCTTTGTCGGGGTTGTTATCGTTCTGGCCTTTATTCTCGGCGGTATGTCGATCAGGATTATCCGCCCCTTTGAGAAAGGGCTGGTGGAGCGGCTGGGCCGCTACCAGCGAACGCTTGGCTCCGGTCTCAACCTGATTGTGCCGTTTTTCGACACGGTGCAGAAGGTTGATATGCGGGAAATCGTTCTGGATGTCCCGCCGCAACTGGTGATAACAAAAGATAACGTCGGCGTGGAAGTGGACTGCATTATTTATTGTCAGGTAACCGATCCGGTCCGTTCCCGCTATGAAATATCGAATTATATCATGGCCTCGACCAAGTTGGCGCAGACCAATCTGCGTAATGTCATCGGCGAAATGGAACTCGACCAGTCACTCTCGTCGCGCGACCTGATCAATTCCCAGCTTCGTGATGTCCTCGATACCGCCACCGATAAGTGGGGTGTCAAGGTCAATCGTGTGGAAATCCAGCGCATCGATCCGCCGGTCGATATCACCGAAGCCATGAGCCGGCAGATGAAAGCCGAGCGCGAAAAACGTGCCGCCATCCTCGAAGCGGAAGGCCTCAAGCAAGCCGCAATTACCAAGGCGGAAGGTTACAGACAGTCGGCCATTCTGGAAGCGGAAGGTCAGGCTGAAGCGGTTCGCAAGAGAGCCGATGCCGAAAAATATCGCCAGATTGCGGTCGCCGAGGGTGAGGCCCAGGCCATTGGCAATGTTTTCACGGCGATTCATGCCGGAAAACCGGATAATGAGCTAATTACGCTGAAATACCTTGAGATGCTTCCCAAACTGGCCGAAGGTTCCGCCAATAAGCTGTTCCTGCCGTATGAAGCCAGCGGCATAATCAGCGCTTTGGCGGCAATGGTGGAAGGCATCAAAACCGATAAAACCGCGGTCCCGAAAGCATAA
- a CDS encoding osmotically inducible protein OsmC, with amino-acid sequence MLEAKLKWSGGLKFDGTSAYGLPISADGAKVAGGGEQGYKPTELVMFGLAGCTGMDVVKILEKMRQNLTGLEIEVKAFQPEQYPKPFHKIEVKYILRGKNLDRNKVEQAITLSEEKYCAVSLTLKGVANIKTSIEIIEE; translated from the coding sequence ATGCTGGAAGCAAAATTGAAATGGAGCGGGGGGCTCAAATTTGACGGGACCTCGGCCTATGGATTGCCGATTTCAGCCGACGGTGCCAAAGTCGCCGGGGGCGGCGAACAGGGATACAAACCGACCGAACTGGTTATGTTTGGTCTGGCCGGCTGCACCGGCATGGATGTGGTCAAAATACTCGAGAAAATGCGCCAGAACCTGACCGGGCTGGAAATCGAGGTCAAGGCTTTTCAGCCCGAACAATATCCCAAACCCTTTCACAAGATCGAAGTGAAATATATCCTCCGCGGCAAAAATCTGGACCGCAATAAGGTCGAACAGGCGATAACTCTTTCTGAGGAGAAATACTGCGCGGTCAGTCTGACTTTAAAGGGTGTCGCCAATATTAAAACGAGCATTGAAATAATCGAGGAGTGA
- a CDS encoding thioredoxin domain-containing protein: MRVHIIIFKLTFLLILIQTAGCSSDKAQGESKMRNLTDNISDYKFTNHLINESSPYLLQHAHNPVNWYPWGEEALTRAMSEDKPIFLSIGYAACHWCHVMEHESFENEEVARILNENFIAIKVDREQRPDLDQIYMAATMALTGSGGWPMSVFLTSDLKPFYAGTYFPLHDGYGRPGFLSLIQKIAEAYKNDRENIEQYSKDFVDRLQAAYDSSGASIPLNKNIPVTAAEGLMRNYDTINGGFGNAPKFPHPIDLSFLMKAYADNKNKAVLEALEHTLRKMADGGIYDQIGGGFHRYATDARWLVPHFEKMLYDNAMLAVTYSEAFQLTGNESYRRVVRETLDFMLREMHHQNGGFYSALDADSEGEEGKFYVWNKDEVDLLLGERSEMFCKYYNITKQGNFENNSNIPNIDSSSKKYREESGFSDEQFEQMLEDGKKILFNKRSGRVRPFTDDKILTSWNGLAISGFARGYQITGDEKYREAALSAAAFIRDTLYRNGKLIHSYRDGKASEGIFLEDYAYLTAGLIDLYEIVHGYEWIEFASKLARDAVVDFADDEGNFYLAPTNQADHYMRPKDIADGALPAPGSIMMQVLLKLSQITGDKFFQEQAEKALAAVSGNISGAPYGMISAVTALDYLISDKIELVLVGKAYRQDFLDEIYNRYFPNRIIVVSDRGEEKIDLLEGRRSIGETVAYVCINSACLLPAASPAELRKQLEKL, encoded by the coding sequence ATGCGAGTCCATATTATTATATTTAAGCTGACTTTTTTGTTAATATTGATTCAAACGGCGGGCTGTTCGTCGGACAAGGCGCAAGGGGAATCAAAAATGAGAAATTTGACCGATAACATAAGCGACTATAAATTCACCAATCATTTGATTAACGAAAGCTCACCCTATCTGCTTCAGCATGCTCACAACCCGGTCAACTGGTACCCGTGGGGTGAAGAGGCCCTGACCAGGGCCATGTCCGAGGATAAACCTATTTTTCTGTCGATCGGTTATGCCGCCTGCCACTGGTGCCATGTCATGGAGCATGAATCATTTGAAAACGAAGAAGTCGCCCGAATCCTGAATGAAAATTTCATAGCCATAAAAGTCGACCGCGAGCAGCGGCCCGATTTGGATCAGATATATATGGCGGCCACAATGGCGCTGACCGGCTCAGGCGGGTGGCCGATGTCGGTTTTTCTAACTTCCGATCTGAAACCGTTTTATGCCGGGACATATTTCCCTCTTCATGATGGCTATGGCCGGCCCGGGTTTCTGAGCCTGATTCAAAAGATTGCCGAGGCCTATAAAAATGACCGCGAAAACATCGAACAGTACTCAAAAGATTTTGTCGATAGGCTTCAGGCGGCCTATGATTCCAGTGGTGCAAGTATCCCTCTGAATAAAAATATCCCGGTAACCGCCGCCGAAGGTTTGATGCGAAATTATGACACGATAAATGGCGGGTTCGGAAATGCCCCCAAATTTCCGCATCCGATCGATCTGTCATTCCTGATGAAAGCTTATGCCGACAACAAAAACAAGGCCGTTCTGGAGGCGTTGGAGCACACGCTTCGGAAGATGGCCGATGGCGGCATATATGATCAGATCGGCGGTGGTTTTCACCGCTATGCGACCGATGCCCGCTGGCTGGTGCCGCATTTTGAGAAGATGCTTTACGATAACGCCATGCTGGCCGTGACTTACAGCGAGGCCTTCCAATTGACCGGTAATGAGTCGTATCGCAGGGTGGTCAGAGAAACCCTCGATTTCATGCTGCGCGAGATGCACCATCAAAACGGCGGCTTCTATTCCGCCCTTGATGCCGACAGCGAGGGCGAAGAAGGCAAATTTTATGTCTGGAATAAGGACGAAGTCGATTTATTGCTGGGCGAGCGTTCGGAGATGTTCTGCAAGTATTATAATATTACGAAACAGGGTAATTTCGAAAACAACAGCAATATTCCCAATATTGATTCATCTTCAAAGAAGTATCGTGAAGAATCCGGGTTTTCCGACGAACAGTTCGAACAAATGTTGGAAGATGGCAAAAAAATTCTTTTTAACAAACGTTCCGGGCGCGTGCGACCGTTTACCGATGACAAAATACTGACATCCTGGAATGGTCTGGCAATATCGGGTTTTGCCCGCGGTTATCAGATAACGGGTGATGAAAAATACCGCGAGGCCGCTTTGAGCGCGGCCGCATTTATCAGGGATACTTTATATCGCAATGGGAAATTGATTCATTCTTATCGCGACGGCAAAGCCTCCGAAGGCATCTTTCTTGAAGACTACGCCTATTTGACGGCCGGGCTGATAGATCTATATGAAATTGTCCATGGCTATGAATGGATAGAATTTGCTTCAAAGCTTGCCCGCGATGCTGTCGTTGATTTCGCCGATGATGAAGGTAATTTCTATCTGGCCCCGACCAATCAGGCCGATCATTATATGCGCCCGAAGGATATCGCCGACGGCGCCCTGCCGGCCCCCGGCTCGATTATGATGCAGGTTTTACTGAAACTGTCGCAAATCACCGGCGATAAGTTCTTCCAGGAGCAGGCCGAGAAGGCGCTGGCGGCTGTTTCGGGCAATATTTCGGGAGCGCCCTATGGGATGATCTCGGCCGTAACCGCCCTCGATTACCTTATTTCGGACAAAATTGAACTGGTGTTGGTGGGCAAGGCGTATCGCCAGGATTTTCTTGATGAAATCTATAACCGTTATTTCCCTAATCGAATTATCGTGGTTTCCGACCGCGGTGAGGAGAAAATCGATCTTCTTGAGGGGAGAAGATCGATCGGGGAAACGGTTGCCTATGTCTGCATTAACTCCGCCTGCCTGCTTCCGGCTGCGAGCCCGGCGGAACTCAGAAAACAGTTGGAAAAGCTGTAA